From Streptomyces sp. TLI_053, a single genomic window includes:
- a CDS encoding TetR family transcriptional regulator has protein sequence MTGQVRTVDGRVAGRRGQETRQKLLDCLREMLSTSPYRDVKVIDVARMAGTSPATFYQYFPDVEGAVLEIAEEMAKDADTLKELVAGKSWAGKSGTTTSEELVDGFLAFWRKNDAILRVVTLGAAEGDKRFFKIRMTVLNAVAKPLAEAVKELQAKGQADKSLDPAAVAGSLVSLLASAAEHQKAFTSWGVKVKDLKPNLAPLVYLGVTGKKAPK, from the coding sequence ATGACAGGACAAGTTCGCACCGTCGACGGTCGCGTCGCCGGGCGACGCGGACAGGAGACGCGGCAGAAGCTGCTCGACTGCCTCCGCGAGATGCTCAGCACGTCGCCCTATCGGGACGTCAAGGTCATCGACGTCGCCCGTATGGCGGGTACCTCCCCCGCGACCTTCTACCAGTACTTCCCGGATGTCGAGGGCGCTGTCCTCGAAATCGCCGAGGAAATGGCCAAGGACGCCGACACGCTCAAAGAGCTGGTGGCCGGAAAGTCCTGGGCAGGGAAGTCCGGCACGACCACTTCGGAAGAACTGGTCGACGGATTCCTCGCCTTCTGGCGCAAGAACGACGCCATTCTCCGAGTGGTCACGCTCGGTGCCGCCGAAGGGGACAAGCGGTTCTTCAAGATCCGCATGACCGTCCTCAACGCGGTCGCCAAGCCACTCGCGGAAGCCGTCAAGGAACTCCAGGCGAAGGGACAGGCCGACAAGTCACTGGATCCGGCCGCCGTAGCCGGGTCACTGGTCTCGCTGCTCGCCTCGGCGGCCGAGCACCAGAAGGCCTTCACCTCCTGGGGCGTCAAGGTCAAGGACCTCAAGCCCAACCTCGCTCCCCTGGTGTACCTGGGCGTCACCGGCAAGAAGGCGCCCAAGTAG
- a CDS encoding L,D-transpeptidase family protein produces MAAAAGWYTVGEDAAKPGVASADGAGAEGVAAQPTADRPSPTADPAARAADARQTETPAADRSERTDGSVAAIPGLGASFAGRIPAGTNQVVLASGEGKDANRSTVTLWTRTGEGRWLAGETWQGHNAFKGWTTDHNEGDLRSPIGVFSLTDAGGRKADPGSRLPYDRDSNFVVSGRGFAGEQLAGSFDYVVAIDYNRVPGNSPLDPRRPNGSTKGGGIWIHVDHGGPTHGCVSVPEDKMAELIRTLDPAAHPVIVMGDAGSLAA; encoded by the coding sequence CTGGCGGCCGCCGCCGGTTGGTACACCGTCGGCGAGGACGCCGCCAAGCCCGGGGTGGCCAGTGCCGACGGCGCCGGGGCCGAGGGTGTCGCGGCGCAGCCGACGGCCGACCGGCCCTCGCCGACCGCCGACCCGGCCGCCCGGGCCGCCGACGCCCGGCAGACCGAGACCCCCGCGGCCGACCGCAGCGAGCGCACCGACGGCTCGGTGGCCGCCATCCCGGGCCTCGGTGCCTCCTTCGCCGGCCGGATACCCGCCGGCACCAACCAGGTGGTGCTGGCCTCCGGCGAGGGCAAGGACGCCAACCGGAGCACCGTCACGCTGTGGACCCGCACCGGCGAGGGCCGCTGGCTGGCCGGCGAGACCTGGCAGGGCCACAACGCCTTCAAGGGCTGGACCACCGACCACAACGAGGGCGACCTGCGCAGCCCGATCGGCGTCTTCTCGCTCACCGACGCCGGCGGCCGCAAGGCCGACCCGGGCAGCAGGCTCCCGTACGACCGGGACTCGAACTTCGTGGTCTCCGGCCGGGGCTTCGCCGGCGAGCAGCTGGCGGGTTCCTTCGACTACGTGGTCGCGATCGACTACAACCGGGTGCCGGGCAACTCCCCGCTGGACCCGCGCCGCCCCAACGGTTCGACCAAGGGCGGCGGGATCTGGATCCACGTCGACCACGGCGGCCCGACGCACGGCTGCGTCTCGGTGCCGGAGGACAAAATGGCGGAGTTGATCCGCACTCTCGACCCGGCCGCCCACCCGGTGATCGTGATGGGGGACGCCGGCTCGCTGGCGGCCTGA
- a CDS encoding beta-ketoacyl-ACP synthase III, translating into MTGSRIVALGHYQPPKVLTNDDLSKLVDTDDEWIRSRVGIRTRHIAEDETVVDLATEAAQKALANSGRSAAEVDLVVVATCTAVERSPNTAAAVAARLGIRSPAAYDINTVCSGFSYALATADHAIRAGAATKALVIGAERMSDTLDWTDRSTCVIFGDGAGAALVEAQEEGAEPGIGPVVWGSEPERGDAVVITGWDPVISQQGQSVFRWATTQIAPLARQACERAGIDPSELKGFVPHQANLRIIDAIASRLGVTDAVVARDVVDSGNTSAASVPLAFSKLVERGELSPGDPVLLFGFGGGLAYAGQVVRCP; encoded by the coding sequence ATGACCGGTTCGCGCATCGTGGCACTCGGCCACTACCAGCCCCCCAAGGTCCTCACCAACGACGACCTGTCGAAGCTGGTCGACACCGACGACGAGTGGATCCGCAGCCGCGTCGGCATCCGGACGCGGCACATCGCGGAGGACGAGACCGTCGTCGACCTCGCCACCGAGGCGGCCCAGAAGGCCCTGGCGAACAGCGGCCGCTCGGCCGCCGAGGTCGACCTGGTCGTGGTGGCCACCTGCACGGCGGTGGAGCGCAGCCCCAACACGGCCGCCGCCGTCGCCGCCCGGCTCGGGATCCGCTCCCCGGCCGCCTACGACATCAACACGGTCTGCTCGGGCTTCTCCTACGCGCTGGCCACCGCGGACCACGCGATCCGGGCCGGGGCGGCCACCAAGGCCCTGGTGATCGGCGCGGAGCGGATGTCGGACACCCTCGACTGGACCGACCGGTCCACCTGCGTGATCTTCGGCGACGGCGCCGGCGCGGCGCTGGTCGAGGCCCAGGAGGAGGGCGCCGAGCCCGGCATCGGCCCGGTGGTCTGGGGTTCGGAGCCCGAGCGGGGCGACGCCGTGGTGATCACCGGCTGGGACCCGGTGATCAGCCAGCAGGGCCAGTCGGTGTTCCGCTGGGCGACCACGCAGATCGCCCCGCTGGCCCGGCAGGCCTGCGAGCGGGCCGGGATCGACCCGTCCGAGCTCAAGGGCTTCGTGCCGCACCAGGCCAATCTGCGGATCATCGACGCGATCGCGTCCCGGCTGGGGGTCACCGACGCGGTGGTCGCCCGGGACGTGGTGGACTCCGGCAACACCTCGGCGGCCTCGGTGCCGCTGGCCTTCTCCAAGCTGGTCGAGCGCGGCGAGCTGTCGCCCGGCGACCCGGTGCTCCTGTTCGGCTTCGGCGGCGGCCTCGCCTACGCGGGCCAGGTCGTCCGCTGCCCGTGA
- a CDS encoding threonine/serine dehydratase, with amino-acid sequence MALVGLEELRAARRRIEGVAVRTPLVPAPWAADGERRLWFKPENLQPTGAFKTRGAYNRLAALSEDERARGVVAQSSGNHAQAVAYAAQLLGIKAVIVMPDTSPAVKIEATRSFGSEVLVVPPEQRDVVPGELAERHGYVWVPPYDDPFIIAGQGTVGLEIADDAPAELDTVLVPVSGGGLIAGTAAALKLTRPGVRVIGVEPELAADARASLRAGERITWPVADTYRTIADGLRTPSVGVLPFEHITAYVDDIVTVTEDEIRATVALLARRGRIVAEPSGAVAPAAYFHRAAETGGRAVAAVVSGGNIEPALLAELLAG; translated from the coding sequence ATGGCACTGGTCGGTCTGGAGGAGCTGCGCGCGGCCCGGCGGCGGATCGAGGGGGTCGCGGTGCGCACCCCGCTGGTCCCCGCGCCGTGGGCGGCGGACGGCGAGCGCCGGCTCTGGTTCAAGCCGGAGAACCTCCAGCCGACCGGGGCGTTCAAGACCCGGGGCGCCTACAACCGGCTCGCCGCGCTGAGCGAGGACGAGCGGGCCCGCGGTGTGGTCGCCCAGTCCAGCGGCAACCACGCGCAGGCGGTGGCGTACGCCGCGCAGCTGCTCGGGATCAAGGCCGTGATCGTGATGCCGGACACCTCGCCGGCGGTCAAGATCGAGGCCACCCGGTCGTTCGGCTCCGAGGTGCTGGTGGTGCCGCCGGAGCAGCGGGACGTGGTGCCCGGCGAACTGGCCGAGCGGCACGGCTATGTCTGGGTGCCCCCGTACGACGATCCGTTCATCATCGCGGGCCAGGGCACGGTCGGCCTGGAGATCGCCGACGACGCCCCGGCGGAGCTGGACACCGTGCTCGTCCCGGTCAGCGGCGGCGGGCTGATCGCCGGCACGGCGGCCGCGCTCAAGCTGACCCGCCCCGGTGTGCGGGTGATCGGCGTCGAGCCCGAGCTGGCCGCCGACGCCCGGGCCAGCCTGCGGGCCGGCGAGCGGATCACCTGGCCGGTCGCCGACACCTACCGGACCATCGCCGACGGTCTGCGCACCCCCTCGGTGGGCGTGCTGCCCTTCGAGCACATCACCGCCTACGTGGACGACATCGTCACCGTCACCGAGGACGAGATCCGCGCCACCGTGGCGCTGCTGGCCCGGCGCGGCCGGATCGTCGCCGAGCCGTCCGGCGCGGTCGCCCCGGCCGCGTACTTCCACCGGGCCGCCGAGACCGGCGGGCGGGCGGTCGCAGCGGTCGTGAGCGGGGGCAACATCGAGCCCGCGCTGCTCGCCGAACTCCTGGCCGGCTGA
- the galE gene encoding UDP-glucose 4-epimerase GalE, with the protein MTWLITGGAGYIGGHVVQQLLDAGERVAVLDDLSTGDRARLPKEVVLVEGSTLDRAALDAAIRDHQVEGVLHFAAKKQVGESVEQPFLYYRENMIGLQTVLEAAAEGGVKRFLFSSSAAVYGMPDVDLVTESTPCAPMSPYGETKLAGEWLVAAAGKAHGMSTVALRYFNVAGAASPELSDAGVFNLVPMVFERLTAGKAPLVFGDDYPTPDGTCVRDFIHVSDIASAHVAAAKRLAADPAGETSLVLNIGRGEGVSVREMLDVIGKVTGYDTTPEITPRRAGDPARVVASADLIRRELDWTARHEVEDMVASAWAGWCSRHPEARK; encoded by the coding sequence ATGACTTGGTTGATCACCGGCGGTGCCGGATACATCGGCGGGCACGTCGTGCAGCAGCTCCTCGACGCGGGCGAGCGCGTGGCCGTACTGGACGACCTGAGCACCGGTGACCGGGCCCGGCTGCCGAAGGAGGTCGTCCTGGTCGAGGGGTCGACCCTGGACCGGGCCGCACTGGACGCCGCGATCCGCGACCACCAGGTGGAGGGCGTCCTCCACTTCGCCGCCAAGAAGCAGGTCGGCGAGTCGGTCGAGCAGCCCTTCCTGTACTACCGGGAGAACATGATCGGCCTCCAGACCGTGCTGGAGGCCGCGGCCGAGGGCGGCGTCAAGCGCTTCCTGTTCTCCTCCTCCGCCGCCGTCTACGGCATGCCGGACGTCGACCTGGTCACCGAGTCGACCCCGTGCGCGCCGATGAGCCCCTACGGCGAGACCAAGCTGGCCGGCGAGTGGCTGGTCGCCGCGGCCGGCAAGGCCCACGGCATGTCCACCGTCGCACTGCGCTACTTCAACGTGGCCGGCGCCGCCTCGCCGGAGCTCTCCGACGCCGGGGTCTTCAACCTCGTCCCGATGGTCTTCGAGCGGCTCACCGCCGGCAAGGCCCCGCTGGTGTTCGGCGACGACTACCCGACGCCGGACGGCACCTGCGTCCGCGACTTCATCCACGTCTCCGACATCGCCTCGGCGCACGTGGCCGCGGCGAAGCGACTGGCCGCCGACCCGGCCGGGGAGACCTCCCTGGTGCTCAACATCGGCCGCGGCGAGGGCGTCAGCGTGCGCGAGATGCTGGACGTGATCGGCAAGGTCACCGGCTACGACACAACGCCGGAGATCACCCCCCGCCGCGCCGGCGACCCGGCCCGGGTGGTGGCCTCGGCCGACCTGATCCGCCGCGAGCTGGACTGGACCGCCCGGCACGAGGTCGAGGACATGGTCGCCTCGGCCTGGGCCGGCTGGTGCAGCCGCCACCCGGAGGCCCGCAAGTAG
- a CDS encoding PQQ-binding-like beta-propeller repeat protein produces the protein MDQLTAHDPRRIGPFEVLGRLGAGGMGLVYLARSASGRRVAIKTVRGELAEDELFRVRFAREIAAAKTVGGFYTAAVVDADADARVPWLATAYVPAPSLEDLVTDCGPLPVGAVRWLVAGIAEALQSIHAAGLVHRDLKPSNVLVVEDGPRVIDFGIAAGVSSTRLTMTNVAVGTPAYMSPEQARDSRGVTGASDVFSLGSLLVFCATGHPPYRGANPVETVFQLLREQPDLSGLPAELVDLVRACMRPAPEHRPTPEQIQVELAPHLFSRDDASGEAGDWLPPDALALIEQKRRGRPAPAVAQPPAVPPQPHLQHQAGHGPAPHSVLPPVPRPGQDDPRTRQVAGHAPPAAGPVHSAPPGPDTEAATEKISAPSRHRRPVGEDEAEVRLPGASVRIGPGPRAEQAGPGAPPAETDWVRRITPPPARAARWRPWRFRMSNDVWGTPVVADGTLFVSSFEVHALDIASGQRRYKTRDVAWALAVDAGRVHAADGPHLYTVDVADGTERWRHSLDGWVYALDAADGVLCCGVRGGGVQLRSAVTGAELWRADDAQQDYENPQSGPALVAGSAYYYGGGRLRCVDPRGSGLRWSVPVGEDVPSRPVERAGVLYVTAGTRVYALDAASGAERWRFEAPVVLFTPPALDADAVYVADYLGTVYALDAATGRDRWRAATGTRQGAEPVVVGDGTVLVGSGEVLYALEAAGGRERWRYTARGEIVGSPAVADGLVHLGSRDHSLHTLDLASGQLRWELGTKGELTGSPVAVGGKVFVGSKDRCVYALDAFYGTAVPSH, from the coding sequence GTGGACCAGCTGACGGCGCACGATCCGAGGCGGATCGGGCCCTTCGAGGTGCTGGGGCGGCTCGGGGCGGGGGGAATGGGCCTGGTCTACCTGGCGCGGTCCGCGTCCGGCCGCCGAGTGGCGATCAAGACCGTGCGGGGGGAGCTGGCCGAGGACGAACTGTTCCGGGTCCGGTTCGCACGGGAGATCGCGGCCGCCAAGACGGTCGGCGGGTTCTACACCGCGGCCGTGGTCGACGCCGACGCGGACGCCCGGGTGCCCTGGCTGGCCACCGCGTACGTGCCGGCGCCGTCCCTGGAGGACCTGGTCACCGACTGCGGGCCGCTGCCGGTCGGGGCGGTGCGCTGGCTGGTCGCCGGCATCGCCGAGGCGCTGCAGTCCATCCACGCCGCCGGGCTGGTCCACCGCGACCTCAAGCCGTCCAACGTCCTGGTGGTCGAGGACGGTCCCCGGGTGATCGACTTCGGTATCGCCGCCGGGGTCTCCAGCACCCGGCTCACCATGACCAACGTCGCGGTCGGCACCCCGGCGTACATGTCGCCGGAGCAGGCCAGGGACAGCCGCGGCGTCACCGGGGCCAGTGACGTCTTCTCGCTCGGCTCGCTGCTGGTCTTCTGCGCCACCGGCCACCCGCCCTACCGGGGCGCCAACCCGGTGGAGACGGTGTTCCAGCTGCTGCGCGAGCAGCCCGACCTCTCCGGCCTGCCGGCCGAGCTGGTCGACCTGGTGCGGGCGTGCATGCGCCCGGCCCCCGAGCACCGGCCGACCCCGGAGCAGATCCAGGTCGAGCTGGCCCCGCACCTGTTCTCCCGGGACGACGCCTCGGGCGAGGCCGGGGACTGGCTGCCGCCCGACGCGCTCGCCCTGATCGAGCAGAAGCGCCGCGGCCGCCCGGCCCCCGCGGTGGCGCAGCCCCCGGCCGTCCCGCCGCAGCCGCACCTCCAGCACCAGGCCGGCCACGGGCCGGCGCCGCACTCCGTCCTGCCGCCGGTGCCGCGGCCCGGCCAGGACGACCCGCGCACCCGGCAGGTGGCCGGGCACGCGCCGCCGGCCGCCGGTCCGGTGCACAGCGCGCCGCCCGGTCCGGACACCGAGGCCGCCACCGAGAAGATCTCCGCCCCCAGCCGCCACCGCCGGCCGGTCGGCGAGGACGAGGCGGAGGTCCGGCTGCCGGGGGCCTCGGTCCGGATAGGACCCGGCCCGCGCGCCGAACAGGCCGGCCCGGGCGCGCCGCCCGCCGAGACGGACTGGGTCCGCCGGATCACCCCGCCCCCGGCCCGCGCCGCCCGCTGGCGCCCCTGGCGGTTCCGGATGTCCAACGACGTCTGGGGCACCCCCGTGGTCGCCGACGGCACCCTGTTCGTCTCCAGCTTCGAGGTGCACGCCCTGGACATCGCGTCCGGGCAGCGCCGCTACAAGACCAGGGACGTCGCCTGGGCGCTGGCCGTGGACGCCGGGCGGGTGCACGCGGCCGACGGCCCCCACCTCTACACGGTCGACGTCGCGGACGGCACCGAGCGCTGGCGGCACTCGCTGGACGGCTGGGTGTACGCGCTGGACGCGGCCGACGGCGTGCTCTGCTGCGGCGTCCGGGGCGGCGGCGTCCAGCTGCGCTCCGCGGTCACCGGCGCCGAGCTGTGGCGGGCCGACGACGCCCAGCAGGACTACGAGAACCCGCAGTCCGGGCCCGCCCTGGTGGCCGGTTCGGCCTACTACTACGGCGGTGGCCGGCTGCGCTGCGTGGATCCGCGGGGCTCCGGGCTGCGCTGGTCGGTCCCGGTCGGCGAGGACGTGCCGTCCCGCCCGGTCGAGCGGGCCGGCGTGCTCTACGTGACGGCCGGGACCAGGGTGTACGCGCTGGACGCGGCGAGCGGCGCCGAGCGCTGGCGGTTCGAGGCGCCGGTGGTGCTGTTCACCCCGCCGGCGCTGGACGCCGACGCGGTCTACGTGGCCGACTACCTGGGCACCGTGTACGCGCTGGACGCGGCCACCGGCCGGGACCGCTGGCGCGCGGCCACCGGCACCCGGCAGGGCGCCGAGCCGGTGGTGGTGGGCGACGGCACGGTGCTGGTCGGCAGCGGCGAGGTGCTGTACGCGCTGGAGGCGGCCGGTGGCCGGGAGCGTTGGCGCTACACCGCGCGGGGCGAGATCGTCGGCTCCCCGGCGGTCGCCGACGGGCTGGTCCACCTCGGCAGCCGGGACCACTCGCTGCACACCCTGGACCTGGCCAGCGGTCAGCTGCGCTGGGAACTCGGCACCAAGGGCGAGCTGACCGGCTCGCCGGTCGCGGTCGGCGGGAAGGTGTTCGTCGGCAGCAAGGACCGCTGCGTGTACGCGCTGGACGCCTTCTACGGCACGGCGGTGCCCTCGCACTGA
- a CDS encoding trypsin-like peptidase domain-containing protein, translating into MNRKKEPTRPIPAGPRPTGPKAVDRRLLAPVAAVVLTALAAAGCSSGSSSSSSSSSSASSAGAAGSASASAGASGSAAAQPGGGNQLQSDYQKVIKDVLPSVVQITTSSGLGSGIVYDDKGDIVTNAHVVGSATSFTVTLAGSTKPLDATLVASYPDSDLAVIKLSSPPGGLRPAAFGDSTKVELGQITLAMGSPLGLSSSVTQGIVSATGRTVTEPRTEGSPGAVIGNMVQTSAAINPGNSGGALVNLDSQVIGINTLAATEPEANGAAAPGIGFAIPASTVTSITDQLIKDGKVTNSGRAALGITARTYFDQNYRPAGAVVVAVADGGPAASAGLQPGDVITRIGDTPVDSLNSLTSALASLAPGTKVTVTYSRDGRSATAEVTLGTLATP; encoded by the coding sequence GTGAACCGCAAGAAGGAGCCCACCCGTCCGATTCCGGCCGGACCGCGCCCGACCGGGCCGAAGGCCGTCGACCGGAGGCTGCTCGCGCCCGTCGCCGCGGTGGTGCTGACCGCGCTCGCGGCCGCCGGGTGCAGCAGCGGCTCGTCCTCCTCGTCCTCCTCCTCGTCGTCCGCGTCCTCCGCCGGGGCGGCCGGGTCCGCGAGCGCCTCCGCCGGGGCCTCCGGCAGCGCCGCCGCCCAGCCGGGCGGCGGCAACCAGCTCCAGTCCGACTACCAGAAGGTGATCAAGGACGTCCTGCCCTCGGTGGTGCAGATCACCACCTCCAGCGGCCTCGGCTCCGGGATCGTCTACGACGACAAGGGTGACATCGTCACCAACGCCCACGTGGTCGGCAGCGCCACCAGCTTCACGGTCACCCTGGCCGGCAGCACCAAGCCGCTGGACGCCACCCTGGTCGCGAGCTACCCGGACTCCGACCTGGCGGTGATCAAGCTCAGCAGTCCGCCCGGCGGGCTCAGGCCGGCCGCGTTCGGGGACTCCACCAAGGTCGAACTGGGACAGATCACCCTCGCCATGGGCAGCCCGCTCGGACTCTCCAGCAGCGTCACCCAGGGCATCGTCTCGGCCACCGGCCGGACCGTCACCGAGCCGCGCACCGAGGGCTCGCCGGGCGCAGTGATCGGCAACATGGTGCAGACCTCGGCCGCCATCAACCCCGGCAACAGCGGGGGTGCCCTGGTCAACCTGGACAGCCAGGTGATCGGGATCAACACGCTCGCCGCCACCGAACCGGAGGCCAACGGAGCCGCCGCCCCCGGCATCGGCTTCGCCATCCCGGCGTCCACCGTCACCAGCATCACCGATCAGCTGATCAAGGACGGCAAGGTCACCAACTCCGGCCGGGCCGCGCTCGGCATCACCGCCCGGACCTACTTCGACCAGAACTACCGTCCGGCCGGAGCCGTGGTGGTCGCCGTCGCGGACGGCGGTCCGGCCGCCTCGGCCGGCCTCCAGCCCGGGGACGTGATCACCAGGATCGGGGACACCCCGGTCGACTCGCTGAACTCGCTCACCTCCGCCCTGGCCTCGCTGGCGCCGGGAACCAAGGTCACCGTGACCTACAGCCGGGACGGCAGGAGCGCCACCGCCGAGGTCACCCTCGGCACCCTGGCGACGCCCTAG
- the mqnE gene encoding aminofutalosine synthase MqnE yields MDAGLKRELEAKVYAGERLTREDGIAFYESDDLAWLGGLAHHVRTVKNGDVVHFNVNRHLNMTNVCSASCSYCSFQRKPGEKDAYTMRIEEAVRLAKAMEVDSLTELHIVNGLHPTLPWRYYPRSLRELKAALPNVSLKAFTATEIHWFERISGLPADEILDELIDAGLESLTGGGAEIFDWEVRQHIVDHDTHWEDWSRIHRLAHSKGLKTPSTMLYGHIEEPRHRVDHVLRLRELQDETGGFQVFIPLRYQHDFHDSKDGVVRNKLMARTEMATGAEALKTFAVSRLLFDNVPHVKVFWVMHGVTTAQLALSHGADDMDGSVVEYKITHDADNFGTPNKLGREDLLGLIRDAGFRPVERNTRYEIIREYEGPDLGRRETPQAMRL; encoded by the coding sequence ATGGACGCAGGGCTCAAGCGCGAGCTGGAGGCGAAGGTCTACGCGGGGGAGCGGCTGACCCGGGAGGACGGGATCGCGTTCTACGAGAGCGACGACCTGGCCTGGCTGGGCGGGCTCGCCCACCACGTGCGGACGGTGAAGAACGGCGATGTCGTCCACTTCAACGTCAACCGCCACCTCAACATGACCAACGTGTGCAGCGCCTCCTGCTCGTACTGCTCGTTCCAGCGCAAGCCGGGCGAGAAGGACGCGTACACGATGCGGATCGAGGAGGCCGTCCGCCTCGCCAAGGCGATGGAGGTCGACTCCCTCACCGAGCTGCACATCGTCAACGGCCTCCACCCCACCCTGCCGTGGCGCTACTACCCGCGCTCGCTGCGGGAGCTCAAGGCCGCGCTGCCGAACGTCTCGCTCAAGGCCTTCACCGCCACCGAGATCCACTGGTTCGAGCGGATCAGCGGCCTGCCCGCCGACGAGATCCTGGACGAGCTGATCGACGCCGGTCTGGAGTCGCTGACCGGTGGCGGCGCGGAGATCTTCGACTGGGAGGTCCGCCAGCACATCGTCGACCACGACACCCACTGGGAGGACTGGTCGCGGATCCACCGGCTCGCCCACAGCAAGGGCCTCAAGACCCCGTCCACCATGCTGTACGGCCACATCGAGGAGCCCCGCCACCGGGTGGACCACGTGCTGCGGCTGCGCGAGCTCCAGGACGAGACCGGCGGCTTCCAGGTCTTCATCCCGCTGCGCTACCAGCACGACTTCCACGACTCCAAGGACGGCGTCGTGCGCAACAAGCTGATGGCGCGCACCGAGATGGCCACCGGCGCCGAGGCGCTGAAGACCTTCGCGGTCTCCCGGCTGCTCTTCGACAACGTGCCGCACGTCAAGGTCTTCTGGGTGATGCACGGCGTCACCACGGCCCAGCTGGCGCTCAGCCACGGCGCGGACGACATGGACGGCTCGGTGGTCGAGTACAAGATCACCCACGACGCGGACAACTTCGGCACCCCGAACAAGCTGGGCCGCGAGGACCTGCTCGGCCTGATCCGGGACGCCGGTTTCCGCCCGGTCGAGCGCAACACCCGCTACGAGATCATCCGCGAGTACGAGGGCCCCGACCTGGGCCGCCGGGAGACCCCGCAGGCGATGCGCCTCTGA
- a CDS encoding Lrp/AsnC family transcriptional regulator: MDTVDRQLIQALRENGRASYAELGRLVGLSGPSVTDRINRLEQAGVITGYRATVNPASLGFGVTALIGLQLTDAADHEDVAFRLKDLGEVEDCWFIAGDDSYMLKVRVPDVEGLESAVKRISGTKGVARTRTTVVLSTKWESRVSELPFADGE, from the coding sequence ATGGACACGGTGGACAGACAGCTCATCCAGGCGCTCCGGGAGAACGGCCGCGCGTCCTACGCCGAGCTGGGCCGGCTGGTCGGCCTCTCCGGCCCGAGCGTCACGGACCGGATCAACCGGCTGGAGCAGGCCGGTGTGATCACCGGGTACCGCGCGACGGTCAACCCGGCCTCGCTCGGCTTCGGCGTGACGGCCCTGATCGGCCTCCAGCTGACCGACGCGGCGGACCACGAGGACGTCGCGTTCCGGCTGAAGGACCTCGGCGAGGTCGAGGACTGCTGGTTCATCGCCGGTGACGACTCGTACATGCTCAAGGTCCGGGTGCCGGACGTCGAGGGCCTGGAGTCGGCGGTGAAGCGGATTTCGGGTACGAAGGGTGTGGCCCGGACCCGGACCACCGTCGTACTCTCCACCAAGTGGGAGAGCCGGGTCAGCGAGCTGCCGTTCGCCGACGGCGAGTAA